A segment of the Streptomyces sp. L2 genome:
CTGCGGGGCGCCGGCCTTGTCGTTGGTGCCGGAGGCACGGCCGCCACCGAAGGGCTGCTGGCCGACCACGGCGCCGGTCGACTTGTCGTTGATGTAGAAGTTGCCGGCCGCATAGCGCAGCTTCTCCATCGTGTACGCCGCCGCCGCGCGGTCGTTCGCGACGACCGAGCCGGTGAGGGCGTAGTCGGAGACCGACTCCATCTGGGTCAGCATCTCGTCGTACGTGTCGTCCTCGTAGACGTGGACGGCGAGGATGGGGCCGAAGTACTCGGTGCGGAAGACCTCGTTCTCCGGGTCGCTGCACTCGATGACGGTCGGGCGGACGAAGTAGCCGACCGAGTCGTCGTAGGAGCCGCCCGCGACGATGCGGCAGGCCGGGTCCTCCTTGGCGCGGTCGATCGCGGCCTTGTTCTTCGCGAAGGACCGCTCGTCGATGACGGCGCCGATGAAGTTCGACAGGTCGGTGACGTCACCCATGGTGAGGTAGTCGACCTCGGCGGCGAACTCCTCCTTGAAGCCGGCGTTCCAGATGGAGGCCGGGACGTAGGCGCGGGAGGTGGCGGAGCACTTCTGGCCCTGGTACTCGAAGGCACCACGGGTGAGGGCGGTCTTCAGCACGGCGCGGTCGGCGCTCGGGTGGGCGACGAGGAAGTCCTTGCCGCCGGTCTCGCCGACCAGGCGCGGGTAGGAGCGGTACTTCTCGATGTTGGCGCCGACCGTCTTCCACAGGTACTGGAAGGTCTTGGTCGAGCCGGTGAAGTGGATGCCTGCGAGGTCCCGGTGCTCCAGGGCGACCTTGGATACCTCGATGCCGTCACCGGTGACGAGGTTGATGACGCCCTTGGGCAGACCGGCCTCCTCCAGCAGCCGCATCAGCAGCACGGCGGCGTGGGTCTGCGTCGGGGACGGCTTCCAGACCACCACGTTGCCCATGAGGGCGGGCGCGGTGGGCAGGTTCGCGGCGATCGCGCTGAAGTTGAACGGCGTGATCGCGTAGACGAAGCCCTCCAGCGGGCGGTGGTCCAGACGGTTCCACACGCCCGGGGAGTTCGCCGGGGGCTGCTCGGCGAGGATCTGGCGGGCGTAGTGGACGTTGAACCGCCAGAAGTCGACCAGCTCGCAGGGGCTGTCGATCTCGGCCTGCTGGGCGGTCTTGGACTGGCCCAGCATGGTGGAGGCGGCGATGGTCTCGCGCCACGGGCCGGCCAGCAGCTCGGCGGCGCGCAGGATGATCGCGGCGCGGTCGTCGAAGGCCATCGCACGCCAGGCCGGTGCGGCGGCGAGGGCCGCGTCGATGGCGTCCTGGGCGTCGGCCTGCGTGGCGTTGCGCAGGGTGCCGATGACGGCCTTGTGGTTGTGCGGCTGGACCACCTGGAAGGGTTCGCCGCCACCGAGCCGCTTCTCGCCGCCGATGGTCATCGGCAGGTCGACCGGGTTCTCGGCCAGCTCCTTGAGCTTGGCCTCCAGCCGGGCGCGCTCGGGCGAGCCGGGGGCATAGCCGTGCACCGGCTCGTTGACGGGGGTGGGGACCTGGGTCACAGCGTCCATGTGATCCGAACTCCTTGTACGTGAGCGGGTGTCGGGGCTTGGGGCGTGCGGGGGGGGCTCAGCCCTTGCTGAGCATGCTGCGGACGAAGAACCGCAGGTTGGCCGGCTTCTCGGCGAGGCGCCGCATGAAGTAGCCGTACCAGTCGGTGCCGTAGGCCGTGTAGACGCGCATGCGGTGGCCCTCGGCGGCCAGCCGCAGGTGCTCGTCACTGCGGATGCCGTACAGCATCTGGAACTCGTACTCGTCGAGCTTGCGTCCGGCCTGGTGGGCCAGTTCCTGGCCGATGGAGATCAGGCGCGGGTCGTGGGACCCGATCATCGGGTAGCCCTCGCCCTCCATCAGGATGCGCAGGACACGGACGTACGCCTTGTCGATCTCGTGCTTCTGCTGGAGGGCGACCTCGGCGGGCTCCTTGTAGGCGCCCTTCACCAGGCGCACCCGGCTGCCGGCGGCGGCGAGGCGGCGGGCGTCGGCCTCGGTGCGGAAGAGGTAGGCCTGGATGACGCAGCCGGTCTCCGGATGGGTCTTCCGCAGCTCCTCGTGGATGGCGAACATCGAGTCGAGGGTGGTGTGGTCCTCGGCGTCCAGCGTCACGGTCGTACCGATGGCCGCGGCGGCCTCGACGACCGGCCGGACGTTGGCGAGGGCCAGCTCGTGCCCGCCCTGGAATGCGGGGGCGGGCCCGGAGGGCCCTCGGTTGAGGGCGGTGGTGGGAGACGGGAGGGCCTGGCCGAACATGGAGAGCTTGACCGACATCTCGACCTTCTCGCCGAGCCCCAGCTCCTTGAGGTGGTCGATCAGCGCGAGGTAGGCGTCGCGGGCGGCGGCGGCCTGCTCGGGGGTGGTGATGTCCTCGCCGACCACGTCCATGGTCAGTTCGAGCCCCTTGGCCGTCATCTCCCTGACGATCGGCACGATGTCGTCGACGGACTCGCCCGGGATGAACCGGTCGACGACCTGCTTGGTCACCGGGGCCGCCGAGATCAGGCGACGCATCCGGTCGCTGCGCGACGCGGCGAGAATCACGGGACCCAGCACGGGCACCTCCACAGACAAGCACCAATTCGGCCGTCATCCCACGATTCGGGTACGGCACGGAGAACCACGGTGAAACCTATGGATCTCTCCGATCGTGGGCCATCGACAGCTGTCACGCATCCGCGCCCGGGATCTCAGACAGATGTATGAAGGCGGCCGTGAGATGCGGAAGAATGGGGCTCGTGGCGGCTGACGCTGCGCCATTCCGGGGGGCGACCCCCGGGCCCCCGGCAGAAGAGCCGCCTGCCGACCGCGACCAGCACCGAGACACCGGGGCGACTGTGACCAAGAGCGAGCCTTACCGGGGCGATTACCAGGAGCTGGTGGACGAGGTCTCGGAGCTGCTGGGGGTGCCGGCGACCCTGGAGAACCGTGACTTCGGGCTGATCGCCTTCGCCGGGTACGACCCGGAGGGCGACCTCGACCCCTCGGCGCTGGACCCGGTCCGCACCCGCTCGATCCTGACCCGGCGCTCCACGGCGGCCGTGCGGCACTGGTTCGAGGGATTCGGCATCACACGCGCCACGGGCCCGGTACGGATCCCGCCGACGCCGGAGGCCGGCGTGTACCGGGGCCGCATCTGCCTTCCGGTACGGCACCGGGGGGTCGTCCTCGGCTACGTCTGGCTCCTGGACAGCGACCCCGGCCCGACGGACGCCCAGCTGGCCGACGCCATGGGGGTGACCGGGCGGATCGGTGCGCTGCTCGCGGACGAGGCACAGGCGGGGGCGGACCTGAGCCGGGAACTGCGGGCGGTGCTGACGGCCGAGCGGGGCTGGCAGCGGGACATGGCGGTGGCGGAGTTCCGCACCGCCCTCGGACCCCGCGCGGACGGCCCCCACACCCTGGTCTGCGTGGCCCCCTGGCCCTCAGCCGACCCGGACGACGCCCCGTCCCCGCGCACGGTCCCGCACACCACGGCGCTGTGCACGGTCCCGTGGGGAGCGACGGCGCACAGCCTCGCGGCCCTGGTACGACTCCGGACCACGGACGTGACGACCCCGGCCCTCACGGCGGCCGCACGCCTGCTGCGGGAGGCGGAACGGGCCCCGGCCGCAGGCGTCGGCGAGCCCCGGACCGGCCTGGCCGACCTGGGCGCCACCTGGCAGGAGGCGTCGGCGGCCGCACGCGCGGCCCTGGCCGAGCCGAGGCTGGGCCCGGTCGCCGAGTGGTCCCGAATCGGCCCGTACCGACTCCTGACGGCCCTCCCCCCGGAGTCCGCCCACGACCCGGCGGTCGCCCCCCTCCTCACCCCCGCCCACCGGGAGCTGGCCCGCACGGCGGAGGTCTACCTGGACTGCGCGGGCCAGGCAGGCCGCACGGCAGCGGAGCTCGGCATCCACCGGCAGACCCTGTACTACCGCCTCTCCCGGGTCGAGCAGCTCACCGGCCTCGACCTCGACGACGGCGAAGACCGCCTCCTCCTCCACATGGCCCTCAAGGTGGCCCGGCTCTGAGCATCGCGAGCGGGACTCGGCGGCACCGGCCTGATCGGCCTCACCGAGGAGCGCTACAACCTCCCGGCCCAGCCCGACCCGGCGACGACGTGAGCGATGAACGCCGCCCAGGCACGGGAGGGGACGAGGAGCGCGGGTCCGCCGGGATTTTTGGAGTCCCGGACGGCCAGGTGGGGGGGGAGAGGGGTTGCTTCTATGCGGTTCTGGCCGGCGGAGTCGCTGTAGGAGGACTTGAACCAGGCGCGCTCCGTGTCCTCTGGAGGCAGGTGAGTTACCCCATGACGGCTCGCAGCGTCTCCCTCGCCCGGGTGCACGTCCGGCGCCGCCTCACGCTCTGGAGCTGGGCCGGGGACGTGGCGGACGCCGTACTCGTGACCTCCGAACTGGTCGCCAACGCGGTGGTGCACGGAAAGGTGCCTGGCCATGACGTGTGGCTGCGGCTGGCCGAGTTGGAGTCGGGGGCCCTCGTCGTGGACGTGTCGGACCCGGTACGAGCCCTCCCCCGGCCGGCCGAGGAGGGCACCGGAGGCGAACGGGGCCGGGGGCTCCTGGTGGTGGCCCCACGGCAACCTCACAACGCCGGCGCACTCACCCAACCCGTCTCGGCACGGTCGTCGGTACCGGGTACACCGTCCACCCCGCCGGAGCCGTCTCGCCGAGCCAGGTCGCCAGCAACGCCTCGGTGGCCGGGTACAGGGGCGTCGGCGGAGTCTCCGGATGCACCCAGCGCCACTCGGCGAAGACGTCCGGTTCGGTGAGGGCCGCTTCGAGGGGGCCGTCGGTGTGGGCCACCACGCAGCCCGTGACCGAGGTGTCGGGGACGTCCGTGCGCAGGGTCACCGCGAAGGCGCGGATCTCGGGCAACCGGTCCCGGGGGATGCCGGTCTCCTCCTCCACCTCCCGCAGCGCGGCCTCCTCGAACGTCTCCCCCGGCTCCACGTGACCACCCGGGAGACACCAGGTCGGCGTCTCGCCGCGCTTGATCCGCCTGCCGATCAGGATGCGTCCGTCGGGGCCGATCAGCAGCACCCCTACTCCGACGGTCGACGTCATGCGCGGGCCACCCCCTCCACCACCCGGCGCAGACCCTCGGTCAGGACCTCGCCGTCCGGGGCGGTCTTCGGATCGAACGTCCACAACGTGATCAGCCCGGTCATCAGGACCGTGTAGAAGCTGCCGAGCGTGTCGACGACGTCCTCGGGGATGTCCTCTTCGGGCGTGTCCGTCATGAGGGCGACGAAGCCGCGGGACCCCTCCCGCTGGGCCCGCGCCAGATGGTCCCGCACCTCGGGCAACTGGTCGCCCATGACGGCGATCTCCGCGCTGAGCCGCCACATCGAGTGGGGCTCGCGCATGGTGGTGACAACGTTGGACCACACCTGCCGGAAGCGCTCCAGTGAGCCCGGCGCGGCGGTGAGCCCCGCGTCCGCTCCCCCGGCGAACGCCTCGGACATCTCCTCCACCAGCGCCACGTACGCCTGCGCGAGCAGCGCGTCCTTGGAGCCGTAGTGGTAGCCGATGGAGGCCAGGTTGGTGCCGGACTCCTTCACGATGTCGCGCGCCGTCGTCCGCGCGAACCCCTTCTCCAGCAGGCAGCGCTTCGCGCCGTCGAGCAGATCCTCACGGTGTCCCATGCCTCGCAGCCTACCCCTCGATCCATACGAGCGTCTTAGACGAGTGGCCTATACATTCGTTCTAGACAAGCGTTTAAGACGCTCGTATATTCCTTGGCATGACCAACCCGACGAGCACCGCCCCGAGCACACCCACCACCGCACGCGCCACACCCGCCACCGCCACCCCCACCCGCGCCGGACGGCGTGAGTGGACCGCGCTCGGTGTGCTGATGCTTCCCCTGCTCCTGGTCTCGATGGACGTCTCCGTCCTGTACTTCGCGACCCCGGCGATCAGCGCCGACCTGCGCCCCAGCGGCACCCAGCAGCTGTGGATCTACGACATCTACGGCTTCGTCCTGGCCGGCCTGCTGATGACGATGGGCTCGCTCGGCGACCGGATCGGCCGCCGCAGGCTCCTCCTGATGGGCGCCGCGGCCTTCGGCGGGGCGTCCCTGCTCGCGGCCTACGCCGACAGCGCCGGGACCCTCATCGCGGCCCGCGCGGTCCTCGGGATCGGCGGCGCCACGCTGATGCCGTCGACGATGGCCCTGCTGCGCACGATGTTCACCGACCCCGGCCAGCGCGCGAAGGCGATCGGGCTGTGGTCCGGGGTGATGACGGGCGGCATCGCGCTCGGCTCGGTGATGAGCGGCGTCCTGGTCGAGCACTTCTGGTGGGGCTCGGTGTTCCTGGTCAACCTGCCGGCGATGCTGCTCCTGCTGGTCCTCGGCCCGGTCCTGCTGCCGGAGTCCCGCAGCGCCGACCCCGGCCGGTTCGACTGGGTGAGCGTGCCGCTGTCGATGGCCGCCGTACTGCCCGTGATCTACGGCCTGAAGGAGATCCCCTCCGAGGGCTGGCACCCGCTGTACGTCGTCTCGGTGACCGTCGGCCTGCTGTTCGCGGCGCTGTTCGTGCACCGGCAGCGCACCGCCGCCTCCCCGCTGATCCCGCCGGCGCTGCTGAAGGGCCGCGGCTTCACCCCGGCGCTGGTGCTGACCCTGGTCTCCGCGTTCGGCATGATGGGCTCGGCGATCTTCACGACGCAGTACCTGCAGTCGGTCCTCGGCAAGAGCCCGCTGCAGGCGGCGCTGTGGAGTCTGCTGCCGTCGGTACTCATCGGCGTCGCCGGTCCGGTGGCCACCGTCCTCGTCCAGCGGGGCGCCAACCGCGGCTATGTGGTGGCCGCCGGCTTCGCCGTCACCGCCGCGGGGTACGCGCTGCTCGCCTTCGCGGGCACCGACTCGCTCTGGCTGGTCCTGGCCGCCGCCGGCATCCTCGCCTGCGGCGTGGTGATGGTGATGTCCCAGCTGACCGACCTCGCCATGAGCACCGCCCCGGTGGAGCGGGCGGGCACGGCGTCCTCCCTGCTGGAGACCGCCACGGAGTTCGGCGGCGCGCTCGGCATGGCGGTGCTGGGGTCCGTCGGAACCGCCCTCTACCGCCACGGGATGCCGGCCTCGGCGCCCGCCCCGGCCCGGGAGACACTGGGCGGCGCCCTGACGACGGCGGCCCACCTGCCCGGCCGGGCCGGTGAGTCCCTCCTCTCCACGGCCCGGGAGGCGTTCACGAGCGGGATGCAGGGGGCGGCGACCGCGGGTGCGGTGCTGCTGGCGCTGGCCGCGGGCGGAGCGGCGGTGAGCCTGCGCCGGATCGAGGTCACCGACGACAAGTAGGGCACGGGCACGAGAGAACGCCGGGCGGGCTGACCTTCGTCAGCCCGCCCGGCGTTCTCTCGTGAGGGAACTCAGACCAGGTTCACCGACCGGGCGGAGGTCGCCCCGATCTCGGCGGCCAGCTCGCCCAGCACACCCGACGCGACCGTGTCGTCGACGGTCAGGACGGCCAGCGCCTCCCCGCCGACCGTCGCGCGGGCGACCTGCATGCCGGCGATGTTGATGCCCGCCTCGCCGAGGATGCGGCCGACGGTGCCGACGACACCGGGGCGGTCCTCGTAGCGCAGGACGACCATGTGGTCGGCGAGGGCGAGGTCGACGTCGTACTCGCCGACGGCGACGATCTTCTGGACGTGCTTCGGGCCGGCCAGCGTGCCGGAGACCGAGATCTCCTCGCCGGTGCCGAGCGTGCCGCGCACGGTGACGACGTTGCGGTGGTCGGCCGACTCGGAGCTGGTGGTCAGCCGGACCTCGACGCCGCGCTCCTGGGCGAACAGGGGGGCGTTGACGTACGACACCGTCTCGTCGACGACGTCCTCGAACACGCCCTTGAGCGCGGACAGTTCGAGCACCTTGACGTCGTGCTGGGTGATCTCGCCGTACACCTCGACGTCGAGGCGGACCGCGACCTCGCCGGCGAGCGCGGTGAAGATGCGGCCGAGGCGCTCGGCGAGCGGCAGGCCGGGCTTGACGTCCTCGGCGATGACTCCGCCCTGCACGTTCACCGCGTCCGGGACCAGCTCGCCGGCGAGGGCGAGGCGCACCGAGCGGGCGACGGCGATGCCGGCCTTCTCCTGGGCCTCGTCGGTGGACGCGCCGAGGTGCGGGGTGCACACGACCTGGTCCAGCTCGAACAGCGGGGAGTCGGTGCAGGGTTCCTTCGCGTACACGTCGAGGCCGGCGCCGGCGACGCGGCCCTCCTTCAGCGCCGCGTACAGCGCCTCCTCGTCGACGATGCCGCCGCGCGCGGCGTTGACGATGCGGACGCTCGGCTTGACCTTGCGCAGCGCCTCGTCACCGATGAGGCCGAGGGTCTCGGGGGTCTTGGGCAGGTGGACGGTGATGAAGTCGGAGACTTCCAGCAGCTCGTCCAGCGAGAGGACCTTCACGCCCATCTGGGCGGCGCGCGCGGGCTGCACGTAGGGGTCGTAGGCGACGACCTTCATGCCGAAGGCCGACATGCGCTGGGCGACCAGCGCGCCGATGCGGCCGAGGCCGACGACGCCGAGGGTCTTCTCGGCCAGCTCCACGCCGGTGTACTTGCTGCGCTTCCACTCGCCGTTCTTCAGGGCCGAGTTGGCCTGCGGGATGTTGCGGGCGGAGGCGAGCAGGAGGCCGCAGGCGAGTTCTGCGGCGGTGACGATGTTGGAGGTGGGCGCGTTGACCACCATCACGCCGGCCTTGGTGGAGGCGGAGACGTCCACGTTGTCCAGGCCGACACCGGCGCGGGCGACGACCTTGAGCTTCTTCGCGGCGGCGATGGCCTCGGCGTCGACCTTGGTGGCGGACCGGATCAGGATCGCGTCGACGTCGGCGATGGCGGGGAGCAGCTCGGTCCGGTCGGCACCGTTGCAGTGCCGGATCTCGAAGTCGGGTCCCAGGGCGTCGACGGTGGCGGGCGACAGCTCTTCAGCGATGAGTACGACGGGTTTCGAGCTCACGTGAGTCCTCACAAGTCCAGTGCGGACGGCCGTCCCGACGGCCGATGGCGGTGGAGGGGCTAGCCGCGGAGACGCACGACGCTGTGGGCCTGACGCGTTTGTTGTTCAGCAGTCTAGTAGCGCCGCGGCCGACGGTTTGCGCCGCTGCGGAAGGATCACTCGTCCGTGGCTGGACGAGGTGGACAACAGGTGGACGAAGGGGGCCGGAGCAGTCTG
Coding sequences within it:
- the pruA gene encoding L-glutamate gamma-semialdehyde dehydrogenase; this encodes MDAVTQVPTPVNEPVHGYAPGSPERARLEAKLKELAENPVDLPMTIGGEKRLGGGEPFQVVQPHNHKAVIGTLRNATQADAQDAIDAALAAAPAWRAMAFDDRAAIILRAAELLAGPWRETIAASTMLGQSKTAQQAEIDSPCELVDFWRFNVHYARQILAEQPPANSPGVWNRLDHRPLEGFVYAITPFNFSAIAANLPTAPALMGNVVVWKPSPTQTHAAVLLMRLLEEAGLPKGVINLVTGDGIEVSKVALEHRDLAGIHFTGSTKTFQYLWKTVGANIEKYRSYPRLVGETGGKDFLVAHPSADRAVLKTALTRGAFEYQGQKCSATSRAYVPASIWNAGFKEEFAAEVDYLTMGDVTDLSNFIGAVIDERSFAKNKAAIDRAKEDPACRIVAGGSYDDSVGYFVRPTVIECSDPENEVFRTEYFGPILAVHVYEDDTYDEMLTQMESVSDYALTGSVVANDRAAAAYTMEKLRYAAGNFYINDKSTGAVVGQQPFGGGRASGTNDKAGAPQNLLRWTLTRAIKETLVPPTDYSYPHMG
- a CDS encoding proline dehydrogenase family protein, producing MLGPVILAASRSDRMRRLISAAPVTKQVVDRFIPGESVDDIVPIVREMTAKGLELTMDVVGEDITTPEQAAAARDAYLALIDHLKELGLGEKVEMSVKLSMFGQALPSPTTALNRGPSGPAPAFQGGHELALANVRPVVEAAAAIGTTVTLDAEDHTTLDSMFAIHEELRKTHPETGCVIQAYLFRTEADARRLAAAGSRVRLVKGAYKEPAEVALQQKHEIDKAYVRVLRILMEGEGYPMIGSHDPRLISIGQELAHQAGRKLDEYEFQMLYGIRSDEHLRLAAEGHRMRVYTAYGTDWYGYFMRRLAEKPANLRFFVRSMLSKG
- a CDS encoding helix-turn-helix domain-containing protein, with amino-acid sequence MTKSEPYRGDYQELVDEVSELLGVPATLENRDFGLIAFAGYDPEGDLDPSALDPVRTRSILTRRSTAAVRHWFEGFGITRATGPVRIPPTPEAGVYRGRICLPVRHRGVVLGYVWLLDSDPGPTDAQLADAMGVTGRIGALLADEAQAGADLSRELRAVLTAERGWQRDMAVAEFRTALGPRADGPHTLVCVAPWPSADPDDAPSPRTVPHTTALCTVPWGATAHSLAALVRLRTTDVTTPALTAAARLLREAERAPAAGVGEPRTGLADLGATWQEASAAARAALAEPRLGPVAEWSRIGPYRLLTALPPESAHDPAVAPLLTPAHRELARTAEVYLDCAGQAGRTAAELGIHRQTLYYRLSRVEQLTGLDLDDGEDRLLLHMALKVARL
- a CDS encoding DUF397 domain-containing protein, which produces MARHLSVHHRVGDQFGGHEYGVRHVPGPAPEREAAPDVHPGEGDAASRHGVTHLPPEDTERAWFKSSYSDSAGQNRIEATPLPPHLAVRDSKNPGGPALLVPSRAWAAFIAHVVAGSGWAGRL
- a CDS encoding NUDIX domain-containing protein, producing the protein MTSTVGVGVLLIGPDGRILIGRRIKRGETPTWCLPGGHVEPGETFEEAALREVEEETGIPRDRLPEIRAFAVTLRTDVPDTSVTGCVVAHTDGPLEAALTEPDVFAEWRWVHPETPPTPLYPATEALLATWLGETAPAGWTVYPVPTTVPRRVG
- a CDS encoding TetR/AcrR family transcriptional regulator gives rise to the protein MGHREDLLDGAKRCLLEKGFARTTARDIVKESGTNLASIGYHYGSKDALLAQAYVALVEEMSEAFAGGADAGLTAAPGSLERFRQVWSNVVTTMREPHSMWRLSAEIAVMGDQLPEVRDHLARAQREGSRGFVALMTDTPEEDIPEDVVDTLGSFYTVLMTGLITLWTFDPKTAPDGEVLTEGLRRVVEGVARA
- a CDS encoding MFS transporter, producing the protein MLPLLLVSMDVSVLYFATPAISADLRPSGTQQLWIYDIYGFVLAGLLMTMGSLGDRIGRRRLLLMGAAAFGGASLLAAYADSAGTLIAARAVLGIGGATLMPSTMALLRTMFTDPGQRAKAIGLWSGVMTGGIALGSVMSGVLVEHFWWGSVFLVNLPAMLLLLVLGPVLLPESRSADPGRFDWVSVPLSMAAVLPVIYGLKEIPSEGWHPLYVVSVTVGLLFAALFVHRQRTAASPLIPPALLKGRGFTPALVLTLVSAFGMMGSAIFTTQYLQSVLGKSPLQAALWSLLPSVLIGVAGPVATVLVQRGANRGYVVAAGFAVTAAGYALLAFAGTDSLWLVLAAAGILACGVVMVMSQLTDLAMSTAPVERAGTASSLLETATEFGGALGMAVLGSVGTALYRHGMPASAPAPARETLGGALTTAAHLPGRAGESLLSTAREAFTSGMQGAATAGAVLLALAAGGAAVSLRRIEVTDDK
- the serA gene encoding phosphoglycerate dehydrogenase, whose protein sequence is MSSKPVVLIAEELSPATVDALGPDFEIRHCNGADRTELLPAIADVDAILIRSATKVDAEAIAAAKKLKVVARAGVGLDNVDVSASTKAGVMVVNAPTSNIVTAAELACGLLLASARNIPQANSALKNGEWKRSKYTGVELAEKTLGVVGLGRIGALVAQRMSAFGMKVVAYDPYVQPARAAQMGVKVLSLDELLEVSDFITVHLPKTPETLGLIGDEALRKVKPSVRIVNAARGGIVDEEALYAALKEGRVAGAGLDVYAKEPCTDSPLFELDQVVCTPHLGASTDEAQEKAGIAVARSVRLALAGELVPDAVNVQGGVIAEDVKPGLPLAERLGRIFTALAGEVAVRLDVEVYGEITQHDVKVLELSALKGVFEDVVDETVSYVNAPLFAQERGVEVRLTTSSESADHRNVVTVRGTLGTGEEISVSGTLAGPKHVQKIVAVGEYDVDLALADHMVVLRYEDRPGVVGTVGRILGEAGINIAGMQVARATVGGEALAVLTVDDTVASGVLGELAAEIGATSARSVNLV